A region of Lichenibacterium dinghuense DNA encodes the following proteins:
- a CDS encoding DUF4926 domain-containing protein has product MNAPVLTYSFDAGISRGFADLATVRLLRAVTTDEGVGIPAGTCGTVVAVYADGAAYEVEFEAGLATVEAGALEAR; this is encoded by the coding sequence ATGAATGCGCCCGTCCTCACCTATTCCTTCGATGCCGGGATTTCGCGTGGGTTCGCGGACCTGGCCACCGTGCGCCTGCTGCGGGCTGTGACGACAGACGAAGGCGTCGGGATTCCGGCGGGAACGTGCGGGACGGTCGTGGCCGTTTACGCCGACGGTGCCGCTTACGAGGTCGAGTTCGAGGCCGGTCTCGCGACCGTCGAGGCCGGCGCGCTCGAAGCGCGCTGA
- a CDS encoding DUF6883 domain-containing protein translates to MPRVERLTIPSAKIRDYLLDPNHPSGWSKAKFFLGRGFDRGRPEALADALASQALKGWPGDALPVPGAVKHRITGAIVCPDGSTPDVLTVWQVDDGSTRANFVTARPARRKPV, encoded by the coding sequence ATGCCGCGGGTCGAGCGGCTGACGATCCCCTCGGCCAAGATCCGGGATTACCTGCTCGACCCCAACCATCCTTCCGGCTGGTCGAAGGCTAAATTCTTCCTGGGACGCGGCTTCGATCGAGGACGTCCCGAGGCGCTCGCCGACGCCCTGGCGTCACAGGCTCTGAAAGGTTGGCCGGGCGACGCCCTGCCCGTGCCCGGAGCGGTGAAGCACAGGATCACGGGGGCGATCGTCTGCCCGGACGGCAGCACGCCGGATGTCCTCACCGTCTGGCAGGTCGACGACGGCAGCACCCGGGCCAACTTCGTCACGGCCCGGCCGGCTCGACGCAAGCCCGTTTGA
- a CDS encoding Orn/Lys/Arg decarboxylase N-terminal domain-containing protein, with the protein MDFTRRFTVLMCTPSFDPDDLEGRRIEQIIEAVERSGFEVVRARKVEDAAIAVQTDAAIGCMVVDWGKRGFEGKTAALVNLMRRRGLEMPIVVMVRRKRLEDIPVEVVDFIDGYIFLAEETPDFIARGLVSRVKQYADTLKTPFFGALVDYAEAGNQLWTCPGHNGGVFYNRSPIGRIFVEHLGEAIFRDDIDNSVLDLGDLLVHEGPALRAQREAAAIFGAERTYFVLNGTSASNKVVLNALVAEGDLVLFDRNNHKAALHGALLLGEGVPVFLPTDRNAHGLIGPIYADALDEERIREQIRSNPLVTDPHAWRRPRPFRAAVIEQCTYDGTIYSAEEIVRRIGHLCDYILFDEAWAGFMKFHPLYAGRFAMGLKDLGPDSPGVIATQSAHKQLASFSQASQIHTKDAHIRGQDRRVEHRRMNESFLLHASTSPFYPIFASLDVGAQMMKGRSGQVLWDDTVRLGIELRKKIRTIRREFEGREDPAARWFFDPFVPDTVPMPATEDEPAGDLPWEEVPTDDLASDPRFWMLEPGARWHGFRHVESGFAMTDPNKLTILTPGFDRATGDYADTGIPAPVVAQYLRENRIVPEKNDLNSMLFLLTPGVESSKAGTLISALVAFKRLHDEDAPVEEVMPDFVRRRRKRYGGLRIRALCREFHDFHRAHGTSRLQRAMFEPGHLPEMAVLPHEAYRALVRNRVDYVPIEEAEGRIATTLMLVYPPGIGVIVPGERIGPRAKPMLDYFKMFEESSNRFPGLDAEIQGVYRETDPDGRIRFYTYVMRETGRPAGRSSGGRPLAREF; encoded by the coding sequence TTGGATTTCACCCGTCGCTTCACCGTGCTAATGTGCACGCCCTCCTTCGACCCCGACGACCTCGAAGGGCGGCGTATCGAGCAGATCATCGAGGCGGTCGAGCGCTCGGGCTTCGAGGTCGTGCGGGCCCGCAAGGTCGAGGACGCCGCCATCGCGGTGCAGACCGACGCCGCCATCGGCTGCATGGTGGTGGACTGGGGCAAGCGCGGCTTCGAGGGCAAGACGGCGGCCCTCGTCAACCTCATGCGCCGCCGCGGCCTCGAGATGCCCATCGTGGTGATGGTGCGCCGCAAGCGCCTGGAGGACATCCCGGTCGAGGTCGTCGACTTCATCGACGGCTACATCTTCCTCGCCGAGGAAACGCCGGACTTCATCGCCCGCGGCCTCGTCAGCCGCGTGAAGCAATATGCCGACACGCTGAAGACGCCCTTCTTCGGCGCGCTGGTCGACTATGCCGAGGCGGGCAACCAGCTCTGGACCTGCCCGGGCCACAACGGCGGCGTCTTCTACAACCGCTCGCCGATCGGCCGCATCTTCGTCGAGCACCTCGGGGAAGCGATCTTCCGCGACGACATCGACAATTCGGTGCTCGACCTCGGCGACCTGCTGGTCCACGAGGGCCCGGCGCTGCGGGCCCAGCGCGAGGCCGCCGCGATCTTCGGCGCCGAGCGGACCTACTTCGTGCTGAACGGCACCTCGGCGTCCAACAAGGTGGTGCTGAACGCGCTGGTGGCCGAGGGCGACCTCGTGCTGTTCGACCGCAACAACCACAAGGCCGCGCTGCACGGCGCGCTGCTGCTCGGCGAGGGCGTCCCGGTCTTCCTGCCGACCGACCGCAACGCGCACGGGCTGATCGGCCCGATCTACGCCGACGCGCTCGACGAGGAGCGCATCCGCGAGCAGATCCGCTCGAACCCGCTCGTCACCGACCCCCACGCGTGGCGCCGGCCGCGGCCGTTCCGCGCCGCGGTGATCGAGCAGTGTACCTACGACGGCACGATCTACTCGGCCGAGGAGATCGTGCGCCGCATCGGGCACCTGTGCGACTACATCCTGTTCGACGAGGCCTGGGCGGGGTTCATGAAGTTCCACCCGCTCTACGCGGGGCGCTTCGCCATGGGGCTGAAGGACCTCGGCCCCGACTCGCCCGGCGTCATCGCCACGCAGTCGGCCCACAAGCAGCTCGCGAGCTTCTCGCAGGCCTCGCAGATCCACACCAAGGACGCCCACATCCGCGGGCAGGACCGGCGCGTCGAGCACCGGCGCATGAACGAGAGCTTCCTGCTCCACGCCTCGACCTCGCCCTTCTACCCCATCTTCGCCTCGCTCGACGTCGGCGCGCAGATGATGAAGGGCCGCTCGGGTCAGGTGCTGTGGGACGACACGGTGCGGCTCGGCATCGAGCTGCGCAAGAAGATCCGGACCATCCGCCGCGAGTTCGAGGGCCGCGAGGACCCGGCCGCCCGCTGGTTCTTCGACCCCTTCGTGCCCGACACGGTGCCGATGCCCGCGACCGAAGACGAGCCCGCGGGGGACCTGCCCTGGGAGGAGGTGCCGACCGACGACCTCGCCTCCGACCCGCGCTTCTGGATGCTGGAGCCCGGCGCGCGCTGGCACGGCTTCCGGCACGTCGAGTCGGGCTTCGCCATGACGGACCCGAACAAGCTGACGATCCTGACGCCGGGCTTCGACCGCGCGACGGGCGACTACGCCGACACGGGCATCCCGGCCCCCGTGGTGGCGCAGTACCTGCGCGAGAACCGCATCGTGCCGGAGAAGAACGACCTCAACTCCATGCTGTTCCTGCTGACGCCGGGCGTGGAATCGTCGAAGGCCGGCACGCTGATCTCGGCGCTCGTCGCCTTCAAGCGGCTGCACGACGAGGACGCGCCGGTCGAGGAGGTGATGCCGGACTTCGTGCGCCGCCGGCGGAAGCGCTACGGCGGCCTGCGCATCCGCGCCCTGTGCCGCGAGTTCCACGACTTCCACCGCGCCCACGGCACGAGCCGCCTGCAGCGCGCCATGTTCGAGCCCGGCCACCTGCCCGAGATGGCGGTGCTGCCGCACGAGGCCTATCGCGCGCTGGTGCGCAACCGCGTCGACTACGTGCCGATCGAGGAGGCCGAGGGCCGCATCGCCACGACGCTGATGCTGGTCTACCCGCCGGGCATCGGCGTGATCGTGCCGGGCGAGCGGATCGGGCCGCGGGCCAAGCCCATGCTCGACTATTTCAAGATGTTCGAGGAAAGCTCGAACCGCTTCCCCGGGCTCGACGCCGAGATCCAGGGCGTCTACCGGGAGACGGACCCGGACGGGCGCATCCGCTTCTACACCTACGTGATGCGCGAGACCGGCCGGCCCGCCGGCAGGAGCTCGGGCGGGCGCCCTCTCGCGCGGGAGTTCTGA
- the lipB gene encoding lipoyl(octanoyl) transferase LipB produces MPDDQASTIPAPRGSAAAGLKPAGGAGPVEWRVEEAPVPYAEAVAAMEAHVALVIAGEAPERVWLVEHPPLYTAGTSARDGDLRDGRFPVHRTGRGGQYTYHGPGQRVAYVMLDLNRRRPDVRAFVAALEDWVIGALARLNVRGERRQDRVGVWVARPDKPAGLDGTPAEDKVAAIGIRLKRWVSFHGVSVNVEPDLSHFGGIVPCGIAQSHYGVTSLVDLGLPIAMAEFDGVLRAEFERVFGPTADPAAGRAELAEAPAVAAAIRERDR; encoded by the coding sequence ATGCCCGACGATCAAGCCTCGACCATCCCCGCCCCGCGCGGCAGCGCCGCGGCCGGCCTGAAGCCCGCCGGCGGGGCGGGGCCGGTCGAATGGCGCGTCGAGGAGGCTCCCGTGCCCTACGCCGAAGCGGTGGCGGCCATGGAGGCGCATGTCGCGCTCGTCATCGCCGGGGAAGCGCCGGAACGCGTCTGGCTGGTCGAGCACCCGCCGCTCTACACGGCCGGCACCTCGGCGCGGGACGGCGACCTCAGGGACGGGCGGTTCCCGGTGCACCGGACGGGGCGGGGCGGGCAGTACACCTACCACGGCCCCGGCCAGCGGGTCGCCTACGTCATGCTCGACCTGAACCGTCGGCGGCCGGACGTGCGGGCCTTCGTGGCGGCGCTGGAAGACTGGGTGATCGGCGCGCTGGCGCGGCTGAACGTGCGGGGCGAGCGGCGGCAGGACCGCGTCGGCGTGTGGGTGGCGCGGCCCGACAAGCCCGCCGGGCTCGACGGCACGCCCGCGGAGGACAAGGTGGCGGCCATCGGCATCCGGCTCAAGCGGTGGGTCAGCTTCCACGGCGTCTCGGTCAACGTGGAGCCGGACCTTTCCCATTTCGGCGGCATCGTGCCCTGCGGCATCGCGCAGTCGCACTACGGGGTGACGAGCCTCGTCGACCTCGGCTTGCCGATCGCGATGGCGGAGTTCGACGGCGTGCTGCGGGCGGAGTTCGAGCGCGTCTTCGGCCCGACGGCGGATCCGGCGGCGGGACGCGCGGAACTTGCGGAGGCTCCTGCCGTTGCCGCAGCAATCAGGGAGCGAGACCGATGA
- a CDS encoding YqaE/Pmp3 family membrane protein, with protein sequence MLMILICFIAPWLAMFLRGHVIQGVLCIILHLTVIGWIPATIWALVVTRREGAA encoded by the coding sequence ATGCTCATGATTCTGATCTGCTTCATCGCGCCCTGGCTCGCGATGTTTCTGCGCGGCCACGTCATCCAGGGCGTGCTGTGCATCATCCTGCACCTGACCGTGATCGGCTGGATCCCGGCGACGATCTGGGCCCTCGTCGTCACCCGCCGCGAAGGGGCCGCATAG
- a CDS encoding HAD domain-containing protein — MDQAARREPLTLYLDVDGVLTTAGYQRRAGADRLDPAEVAIVASLVRDLGGVVVVSSTWRVADCRPTLVAAGLPAGCFHADWRTAIPDTSRDPETGGMLPADRARRGDEIAEHAARNGITRYLVLDDVDVGLAHRGRHVRPDPECGITEAEGALARELVARMDAASDGK; from the coding sequence TTGGACCAGGCGGCGCGGCGCGAACCTTTGACGCTCTACCTCGACGTGGACGGCGTCCTGACGACGGCCGGCTACCAGCGGCGCGCCGGGGCGGACAGGCTCGACCCGGCCGAGGTCGCCATCGTGGCCTCGCTCGTGCGCGACCTCGGCGGGGTCGTGGTGGTGTCGTCGACCTGGCGCGTCGCCGACTGCAGGCCGACGCTGGTCGCGGCGGGCCTGCCTGCGGGCTGCTTCCACGCCGACTGGCGCACGGCCATCCCCGACACCAGCCGCGACCCGGAGACCGGCGGCATGCTCCCCGCCGACAGGGCGCGGCGCGGCGACGAGATCGCCGAGCATGCCGCCCGCAACGGGATCACCCGCTACCTCGTGCTCGACGACGTCGACGTCGGCCTTGCGCATCGCGGACGCCACGTCAGGCCCGATCCGGAGTGCGGAATCACCGAAGCGGAGGGCGCCCTCGCGCGCGAGCTGGTGGCTCGCATGGACGCCGCGTCGGACGGGAAGTGA
- a CDS encoding GNAT family N-acetyltransferase → MLATTIRDRSLVIRPSTEADVPAMVAIYSHHIGRGIGDLGAYEADNVDAEDLKRRRRNMRQKRLPHLVAALDGEVAGYAYAVPFRKRPAYRYTLKHSIYIHPERTGLGIGRVLLPALVEACAAGGFRQMIGYIDGANAASLRLHERCGFRQVGLLPAVAFKFGHWADSVMVQRALGNGDGSTPAPLPGRHHGTAH, encoded by the coding sequence ATGCTGGCGACGACGATCCGCGACCGCTCGCTGGTGATCCGCCCCTCGACCGAGGCCGACGTGCCCGCCATGGTGGCGATCTATTCCCACCACATCGGCCGCGGCATCGGCGACCTCGGCGCCTACGAGGCCGACAACGTCGACGCCGAGGACCTGAAGCGGCGGCGGCGCAACATGCGCCAGAAGCGCCTGCCGCACCTCGTGGCGGCGCTCGACGGCGAGGTGGCGGGCTACGCCTACGCGGTGCCGTTCAGGAAGCGGCCCGCCTACCGCTACACGCTGAAGCACTCGATCTACATCCACCCGGAGCGCACCGGCCTCGGCATCGGCCGCGTGCTGCTGCCGGCGCTGGTCGAGGCCTGCGCGGCGGGCGGCTTCCGCCAGATGATCGGCTACATCGACGGCGCCAACGCGGCCTCGCTCCGGCTCCATGAGCGCTGCGGCTTCCGCCAGGTGGGCCTGCTGCCGGCGGTCGCCTTCAAGTTCGGCCACTGGGCCGACAGCGTCATGGTGCAGCGGGCGCTGGGAAACGGCGACGGGAGCACGCCCGCGCCCCTGCCCGGCCGCCACCACGGCACGGCGCACTGA
- a CDS encoding 23S rRNA (adenine(2030)-N(6))-methyltransferase RlmJ: protein MNYRHAFHAGNFADVLKHALLARVLTYMIAKPAPLRFVDTHAGLGVYDLASDEATRTGEWRDGIARVAAAPRPPELAEVLAPYLAAVGPAGADGLWRCYPGSPAVAQWVLRPEDRLTLCELHPDDAAALKREIGGDKRVRVMASDGYAALNAVLPPPERRGLVLIDPPFEKTDEFDRLLAALLRAHAKWPTGSYMVWYPLKNRAAVGRFAAGLAGSGMKRVLQVHLLVGDPDAGPLAGSGLAFVNPPYTLKAEAEALLPWLAAVMGRPGQPTEWTVRWLAGE from the coding sequence ATGAACTATCGCCACGCCTTCCACGCCGGCAACTTCGCCGACGTCCTCAAACACGCCCTGCTGGCCCGCGTGCTCACCTACATGATCGCGAAGCCGGCCCCGCTCCGCTTCGTCGACACCCACGCGGGCCTCGGCGTCTACGATCTCGCCAGCGACGAGGCGACCCGCACGGGCGAGTGGCGCGACGGCATCGCGCGCGTCGCCGCGGCCCCCAGACCGCCTGAGCTCGCCGAGGTGCTGGCGCCCTATCTGGCGGCCGTCGGCCCCGCCGGGGCGGACGGCCTGTGGCGCTGCTATCCCGGCTCGCCCGCGGTGGCGCAGTGGGTGCTGCGCCCGGAGGACCGGTTGACGCTCTGCGAGCTGCACCCGGACGACGCCGCAGCGCTCAAGCGCGAGATCGGCGGCGACAAGCGCGTGCGCGTGATGGCGTCCGACGGATACGCGGCGCTCAACGCGGTGCTGCCGCCCCCCGAGCGCCGCGGCCTCGTGCTGATCGACCCGCCCTTCGAGAAGACGGACGAGTTCGACCGGCTGCTCGCGGCCCTGCTGCGCGCCCATGCCAAGTGGCCCACCGGCTCCTACATGGTCTGGTATCCGCTGAAGAACCGCGCGGCGGTGGGCCGCTTCGCCGCCGGCCTCGCGGGGTCGGGGATGAAGCGCGTGTTGCAGGTCCACCTGCTGGTCGGCGACCCGGACGCCGGGCCGTTGGCGGGCTCCGGCCTCGCCTTCGTCAACCCGCCCTACACGCTGAAGGCCGAGGCCGAGGCGCTGCTGCCCTGGCTCGCTGCGGTGATGGGGCGTCCCGGCCAGCCGACCGAATGGACCGTGAGGTGGCTCGCGGGGGAGTGA
- a CDS encoding MBL fold metallo-hydrolase: MSQPRTPPFPVSDHCDGRRFFNPGVDTDRSLADLLRWRREKGRVPWPAAVPSTPAPPPPAAAGPGEVLLTLVGQSTVLIQVEGCNILTDPVWSDRASPLGFAGPRRVRAPGIAFADLPRIDLVLLSHNHYDHMDVPTLKRLHARSAPRIVTGLGNGRTLARHGIDGVVELDWWQCCTPAQGVDVTYLPAQHWSSRSPWDRRRALWGGHAVQCGGTCVVFAGDSGYGPHFAAIGRTLKPDVALLPIGAYEPRWFMRAQHMDPSDAVAAHRDLGAAMSLGLHWGTFQLTDEAIDAPLAELARARAEAGLDEAAFRTPDFGTTLVWRRRPLPVEAPASAAP, from the coding sequence GCCCAGAACCCCGCCCTTCCCCGTCTCCGACCACTGCGACGGCCGGCGCTTCTTCAACCCCGGCGTCGACACCGACCGCAGCCTCGCCGACCTCCTGCGCTGGCGGCGCGAGAAGGGGCGCGTGCCCTGGCCGGCCGCGGTGCCGTCCACGCCGGCGCCACCGCCCCCCGCCGCGGCCGGGCCCGGCGAGGTCCTGCTGACGCTCGTCGGGCAGAGCACGGTGCTGATCCAGGTCGAGGGCTGCAACATCCTCACCGATCCGGTGTGGTCCGACCGCGCGAGCCCGCTCGGCTTCGCCGGGCCGCGGCGCGTGCGGGCGCCCGGCATCGCCTTCGCGGACCTGCCGCGGATCGACCTCGTGCTGCTCAGCCACAACCACTACGACCACATGGACGTGCCGACGCTGAAGCGACTCCACGCCCGCTCCGCGCCGCGGATCGTCACGGGGCTGGGCAACGGCCGCACGCTGGCCCGCCACGGCATCGACGGCGTCGTGGAGCTCGACTGGTGGCAGTGCTGCACGCCGGCGCAGGGCGTCGACGTCACCTACCTGCCGGCCCAGCACTGGTCGAGCCGCAGCCCGTGGGACCGGCGCCGCGCGCTGTGGGGCGGCCACGCCGTGCAGTGCGGCGGAACCTGCGTGGTCTTCGCCGGCGACTCGGGCTACGGGCCGCATTTCGCCGCGATCGGCCGCACGCTCAAGCCCGACGTCGCGCTGCTGCCGATCGGCGCCTACGAGCCGCGCTGGTTCATGCGGGCGCAGCACATGGACCCGTCGGACGCCGTGGCGGCGCACCGGGACCTCGGCGCGGCGATGAGCCTCGGCCTCCACTGGGGCACGTTCCAGCTCACCGACGAGGCGATCGACGCGCCGCTCGCGGAGCTCGCGCGGGCGCGGGCCGAGGCCGGCCTCGACGAGGCCGCGTTCCGCACGCCCGACTTCGGCACAACGCTGGTGTGGCGGCGGCGGCCGCTGCCCGTCGAGGCCCCGGCGTCGGCCGCGCCCTGA
- a CDS encoding haloacid dehalogenase type II yields the protein MTKPTVLVFDVNETLLDIETLEPLFLRVFGDGAAMRDWFAQLVLHSQSATLAGFYAPFGALGAGVLRMLGEIRGRPVSDADVAELTARTLGLPAHADVLPALERLRGAGFRLVTLTNSAPDPDVSPVERSGIGRLVERQFSVDAVRRFKPAPEVYRQVSDALALPPGSFCLVAAHGWDTMGAQGLGWAGALVTRPGNAPLAVPGLPAPDLVAPDMAALAEMAIAAWR from the coding sequence ATGACCAAGCCCACCGTCCTCGTCTTCGACGTCAACGAGACCCTGCTCGACATCGAGACCCTGGAGCCGCTGTTCCTGCGCGTCTTCGGCGACGGCGCGGCGATGCGGGACTGGTTCGCGCAGCTCGTGCTCCATTCCCAGTCCGCGACGCTCGCGGGGTTCTACGCCCCTTTCGGCGCGCTCGGGGCGGGCGTGCTCCGCATGCTGGGCGAGATCCGCGGGCGGCCCGTGTCGGACGCGGACGTGGCGGAGCTCACGGCCCGCACGCTCGGCCTGCCGGCGCACGCCGACGTGCTGCCGGCGCTGGAGCGCCTGCGCGGCGCCGGCTTCCGCCTCGTCACCCTGACCAACTCGGCGCCCGACCCGGACGTCAGCCCGGTCGAGCGCAGCGGCATCGGGCGCCTCGTCGAGCGGCAGTTCAGCGTCGATGCCGTGCGCCGCTTCAAGCCGGCGCCGGAGGTGTACCGGCAGGTGTCGGACGCGCTGGCGCTGCCGCCCGGCAGCTTCTGCCTCGTGGCGGCCCACGGCTGGGACACGATGGGCGCGCAGGGCCTGGGCTGGGCCGGCGCCCTGGTGACGCGCCCCGGCAACGCGCCGCTCGCGGTGCCAGGCCTGCCGGCGCCGGACCTCGTCGCGCCCGACATGGCGGCGTTGGCGGAGATGGCGATCGCGGCCTGGCGGTGA
- a CDS encoding L-iditol 2-dehydrogenase: MQLDGKVAIVTGAARGIGRAIAERYHAEGARVVVADLNHAGAIEVAQGIGHRALGLQLDVTHQESIDALVARVVAEYGGIDILVNNAGLFDLAPIVEITRESYRKVYAVNVEGLLFTMQAVARQMITQGRGGKIINFASQAGRRGEALVGVYCSSKAAVISLTQSAGLDLIKHGINVNAIAPGVVDNEHWDHVDSMFARYENLQPGEKKRAVGASVPFGRMARPEEIGGLATFLASRDADYIVAQCYNIDGGNWMN, translated from the coding sequence ATGCAACTCGACGGCAAGGTCGCCATCGTCACGGGCGCGGCGCGCGGCATCGGCCGCGCCATCGCGGAGCGCTACCACGCGGAAGGCGCCAGGGTCGTGGTCGCCGACCTCAACCACGCCGGCGCGATCGAGGTCGCGCAGGGCATCGGCCATCGGGCGCTGGGCCTGCAGCTCGACGTCACGCACCAGGAGTCGATCGACGCCCTGGTGGCGCGCGTGGTCGCCGAATACGGCGGCATCGACATCCTCGTGAACAACGCCGGCCTCTTCGACCTCGCCCCCATCGTCGAGATCACGCGGGAAAGCTACCGCAAGGTCTATGCCGTCAACGTCGAGGGCCTGCTCTTCACGATGCAGGCCGTCGCCCGCCAGATGATCACGCAGGGGCGGGGCGGCAAGATCATCAACTTCGCGTCCCAGGCCGGCCGCCGCGGCGAGGCGCTGGTGGGCGTCTACTGCTCGTCCAAGGCCGCGGTGATCTCGCTGACCCAGAGCGCCGGCCTCGACCTCATCAAGCACGGCATCAACGTCAACGCCATCGCGCCCGGCGTGGTCGACAACGAGCACTGGGACCACGTGGATTCCATGTTCGCCCGCTACGAGAACCTCCAGCCGGGCGAGAAGAAGCGCGCCGTCGGAGCCTCGGTGCCGTTCGGCCGCATGGCCCGGCCCGAGGAGATCGGCGGCCTCGCGACCTTCCTGGCGAGCCGGGACGCCGACTACATCGTGGCCCAGTGCTACAACATCGATGGCGGCAACTGGATGAACTGA
- a CDS encoding NADH:flavin oxidoreductase has product MTHPSVEALFRPFSVKSLALKNRVVMAPMTRSFSPNGVPGEDVAAYYRRRAEGEVGLILSEGTVVDRPASRNDPKIPFFHGEAALAGWARVIEGVHAAGGRMGPQLWHTGSVVSFLTDWVPDAEVESPSGLVAPGQPRGRAMSEEDIADTVAAFARAAADAKRLGFDTAEIHGAHGYLVDQFFWPGTNRRADRYNGPTIAERSRFAAEVVAAMRAAVGPDYPLILRVSQWKQQDFSSRLAETPDALADWLGPLAEAGVDVFHCSQRRFWEPEFPEVDGAGGLNFAGWTKKLTGRATISVGSVGLSGDFMGAFGGEGSERAGLEPLVARMERDEFDLIAVGRAILNDPSWVAKVRAGDGAGLRDFSAASMAELV; this is encoded by the coding sequence ATGACACACCCGTCCGTCGAGGCGCTCTTCCGCCCCTTCAGCGTTAAGTCGCTGGCGCTGAAGAACCGCGTCGTCATGGCGCCGATGACGCGCTCCTTCTCGCCGAACGGCGTGCCGGGCGAGGACGTCGCCGCCTATTACCGCCGCAGGGCCGAGGGCGAGGTGGGGCTGATCCTGTCCGAGGGCACCGTGGTGGACCGCCCCGCCTCGCGCAACGACCCCAAGATCCCCTTCTTCCACGGCGAAGCCGCGCTCGCCGGCTGGGCCCGCGTGATCGAGGGCGTGCACGCGGCCGGCGGCCGCATGGGTCCGCAGCTCTGGCATACCGGCTCGGTGGTGAGCTTCCTCACCGACTGGGTGCCGGACGCCGAGGTCGAGAGCCCGTCGGGCCTCGTCGCCCCCGGCCAGCCGCGCGGGCGCGCCATGAGCGAGGAGGACATCGCCGACACGGTGGCGGCCTTCGCGCGCGCCGCGGCGGACGCCAAGCGCCTCGGCTTCGACACCGCCGAGATCCACGGCGCGCACGGCTACCTCGTCGACCAGTTCTTCTGGCCGGGCACCAACCGGCGCGCCGACCGCTACAACGGCCCGACCATCGCTGAGCGCTCGCGCTTCGCGGCCGAGGTCGTGGCGGCCATGCGCGCGGCCGTGGGGCCCGACTACCCGCTGATCCTGCGCGTGAGCCAGTGGAAGCAGCAGGACTTCTCCTCACGCCTGGCCGAGACGCCCGACGCCCTGGCGGACTGGCTCGGGCCGCTGGCCGAGGCGGGCGTCGACGTGTTCCACTGCTCGCAGCGCCGCTTCTGGGAGCCGGAGTTCCCCGAGGTCGACGGCGCCGGGGGGCTGAACTTCGCCGGCTGGACCAAGAAGCTCACCGGCCGGGCCACGATCAGCGTCGGCTCGGTGGGCCTGTCGGGCGACTTCATGGGGGCCTTCGGCGGCGAAGGGTCGGAGCGGGCCGGGCTGGAGCCGCTGGTCGCGCGCATGGAGCGCGACGAGTTCGACCTCATCGCGGTCGGCCGCGCCATCCTCAACGATCCCTCCTGGGTCGCCAAGGTGCGGGCGGGCGACGGGGCGGGCCTCAGGGACTTCTCCGCGGCGTCGATGGCCGAACTGGTGTGA
- a CDS encoding winged helix-turn-helix transcriptional regulator, with amino-acid sequence MLLDQIADKWSVLILAALCDGPLRFNAVRRRLDGITQKALTQALRRLERNGIVERRVVTDAPIAVEYSISPLGRSLEEPFRVINAWTHRHLPEVEQARAAFDERRGA; translated from the coding sequence ATGCTGCTCGACCAGATCGCCGACAAGTGGTCCGTGCTGATCCTGGCGGCGCTCTGCGACGGGCCGCTGCGCTTCAACGCGGTGCGGCGGCGGCTCGACGGCATCACCCAGAAGGCGCTCACCCAGGCGCTGCGGCGGCTGGAGCGGAACGGCATCGTCGAGCGCCGCGTCGTGACGGACGCGCCGATCGCCGTGGAATACAGCATCTCGCCCCTCGGCCGCTCGCTGGAGGAGCCGTTCCGCGTCATCAACGCCTGGACGCACCGGCACCTGCCGGAGGTCGAGCAGGCGCGGGCGGCCTTCGACGAACGCCGCGGGGCCTGA
- a CDS encoding RidA family protein, whose protein sequence is MGERRLIGSGSRFEAEIGYSRAVVDGDWVFVSGTTGFDYAAGTIPEGAAAQCERALDNIGAALAEAGFTFNDAVRVRYILPDPADFESCWPALRARLGAARPAATMMVAGLLDPRMRIEIELTGRRRR, encoded by the coding sequence ATGGGGGAGCGGAGGCTGATCGGCTCGGGATCGCGGTTCGAGGCGGAGATCGGCTACAGCCGCGCCGTGGTGGACGGGGACTGGGTGTTCGTGTCCGGCACTACGGGCTTCGACTACGCGGCCGGCACGATCCCCGAGGGCGCGGCGGCGCAGTGCGAGCGGGCGCTCGACAACATCGGTGCGGCGCTGGCGGAGGCCGGCTTCACCTTCAACGACGCGGTCCGGGTCCGCTACATCCTGCCCGATCCGGCCGACTTCGAGAGCTGCTGGCCTGCCCTGCGCGCGCGGCTCGGCGCGGCCCGGCCCGCCGCGACCATGATGGTCGCCGGGCTGCTCGACCCGCGCATGCGGATCGAGATCGAGCTGACCGGACGGCGGCGGCGGTGA